The following are encoded together in the Mycosarcoma maydis chromosome 4, whole genome shotgun sequence genome:
- a CDS encoding putative phosphate transport protein MIR1: MATFTERFTKGTYPIHSVAEAIKPGPQGVDLYSRFFLAGALCCSLTHGAVTPIDVVKTRIQLEPTVYNKGMIGGFRQVIAKEGAGALLTGLGPTVLGYFLQGGFKFGGYELFKKILVSQMDNDTAVKNRMAIYLGASAIAEFFADIALCPLEATRIRLVSQPTFANGLAPAFLKIAREEGLGGFYAGFGPILFKQIPYNMAKFATMEVVLEKAIQAYGKPKSELSGGEATFLNLGSGLIAGFAAATISQPADTLLSKINKQKALPGETITGRITKMAGELGVRGLFGGLTTRLVMVGSITAGQFGIYGELKKALGATNTVEISKA; this comes from the exons ATGGCCACCTTCACCGAACGTTTCACCAAGGGTACCTACCCCATCCACTCGGTCGCCGAGGCCATCAAGCCCGGTCCCCAGGGTGTCGACCTTTACTCGAGGTTCTTCCTCGCCGGTGCTCTCTGCTG CTCCCTCACCCACGGTGCCGTCACTCCTATCGATGTCGTCAAGACGCGTATCCAGCTTGAGCCCACCGTCTACAACAAGGGCATGATTGGTGGTTTCCGCCAGGTGATTGCCAAGGAGGGTGCTGGCGCTCTCCTCACCGGTCTCGGACCCACCGTTCTCGGTTACTTCCTCCAGGGTGGTTTCAAGTTCGGCGGTTACGAGCTGTTCAAGAAGATCCTTGTTTCGCAGATGGACAACGACACTGCCGTCAAGAACCGCATGGCTATCTACCTTGGTGCCTCTGCTATCGCTGAGTTCTTCGCCGACATCGCTCTTTGCCCTCTCGAGGCCACCCGTATCCGTCTGGTTTCGCAGCCCACTTTCGCCAACGGACTTGCCCCCGCTTTCCTCAAGATCGCCCGCGAGGAGGGTCTCGGCGGCTTCTACGCTGGTTTCGGACCCATTCTGTTCAAGCAGATTCCTTACAACATGGCCAAGTTCGCCACTATGGAGGTTGTGCTCGAGAAGGCCATCCAGGCATACGGCAAGCCCAAGTCGGAGCTCTCCGGTGGTGAGGCTACCTTCCTCAACCTTGGCTCTGGTCTGATCGCTGGtttcgctgctgccaccatctcgcagcCCGCCGACACTTTGCTCtccaagatcaacaagcAGAAGGCTCTCCCCGGTGAGACGATTACCGGTCGTATCACAAAGATGGCTGGTGAGCTTGGTGTCCGTGGTCTGTTCGGTGGTCTTACCACTCGTCTCGTCATGGTCGGCTCTATCACTGCCGGTCAGTTTGGTATCTACGGtgagctcaagaaggctCTTGGTGCTACCAACACTGTCGAGATCTCCAAGGCCTAA
- a CDS encoding putative ARP2/3 complex, subunit protein: protein MSNTLRPYLSCVRSTLTAALTLCNFASQRVERHNLPEIEASSSLEVLLTPLTISRNENEKVLIEASVNSMRVSIKIKQADEIERILAHKFTRFLMQRAESFVILRRKPVKGYDISFLVTNANTESLLKHKLVDFIIEFMEEVDKEISEMKLSINARARIVAESYLTSFA, encoded by the exons ATG TCCAACACACTGCGACCATACCTGTCGTGTGTGCGCTCGACGCTAACAGCGGCGCTGACGCTGTGCAACTTTGCATCGCAACGCGTTGAACGTCACAACCTGCCGGAAATCgaagcgtcgtcgtctctCGAGGTGTTGCTGACACCGCTCACGATCTCGCGCAACGAAAACGAAAAGGTGCTCATCGAGGCGTCGGTCAACAGCATGCGCGTCAgcatcaagatcaagcaggccgacgagatcgagcgcatcctcgCACACAAATTCACGCGCTTCCTGATGCAACGAGCCGAATCGTTTGTGATCCTCCGCCGAAAACCCGTCAAGGGCTACGACATCAgcttcctcgtcaccaacgccaacacCGAGTCGTTGCTAAAACACAAACTCGTCGATTTCATCATCGAGTTCATGGAGGAGGTCGACAAGGAAATCTCCGAGATGAAACTCAGCATCAACGCAAGAGCCAGAATCGTCGCCGAAAGCTATTTAACCAGT TTCGCGTAA
- a CDS encoding putative leucine--tRNA ligase CDC60 translates to MPPKDAAKDAAGPIQLENTSKRDFLQKLEKESQDFWAQQHVFDVDAPTQDDGLIDMTPEEVRAKYPKWFATIPYAYMNGSLHLGHAFTLSKVEFAAGYERMQGKRALFPWAFHVTGMPIRAAADKLVREIELFGPDFSGYKDPADEPDHDDAPEPPAPTANTSSVTKTNVAKATKGKLAGKDTGLKYQFQIMLNSGVPKDEIKKFADPNYWLSYFPPIAKADCTAFGSRIDWRRAFITTDVNPYYDSFVRWQMNKLHAMDKIKFGERYTIYSPKDGQPCMDHDRSDGEGVGPQEYTGLKMELVQWGALAAPELDAKLQGKNVYFVAATLRPETMYGQTNCYVGPSIDYGAFQINDTDVYICTQRAARNMAFQGITKERGQVNSLATVKGSQLIGTKIKAPFGLYPEVYVLPMETVLATKGTGVVTSVPSDSPDDYATLMDLRKKAEYFKIDPQWAAFEPIPVIRTPAYGDMTAETLVKQLKIQSAKDKNQLAEAKELAYKEGFYNGTMLVGTYKGESVQDAKNKVRDEMIKANLAFAYAEPEGKVISRSADECVVALCDQWYMDYGEESWKAQASKLIAQMNTFGSEVRNAFEGTIDWLKQWACARSYGLGSKLPWDPQYLVESLSDSTIYMSYYTIAHHLQGGVADGSKVGPIGIKAEELTDEIWDYILGDAAYPTDTTIPKEKAEILRREFRYFYPMDLRSSGKDLIPNHLTFCVYVHSALFPEHHWPRAIRANGHLMLNGKKMSKSTGNSLSLRQSVEKFGADATRLSLADAGDGIEDANFEEKTANANILRLHTLIEWCAEVIANKATLRSGPKDTFWDRSFENQINNLIQLTNEAYNKSLYKDATKFGFYELQTARDLYREATSDVGMHVDLVLRWIRTQALLITPIAPHFAEHVWRKFLGEETSIQNARWPEASARVDNSITEALAYVSGTVKTVRDAEILLTKKSKGKNGVAASAVKYNERAPKECRMFVAKNFPAWQDKCVSIVQAHYDAGSGSFDDKAIREQLAKDGMLKDKKVMNFIVTFKKRIADFGAQTAFNRLLPFNELETLKAASGYFKKSMNFQQIHIFCIEDDRHRYEHLQGVDDKLLETAEPGHPSFTFFNTDA, encoded by the coding sequence ATGCCACCCAAGGACGCTGCAAAGGATGCCGCAGGTCCCATCCAGCTCGAAAACACGTCTAAGCGTGACTTTCTCCAAaagctcgaaaaggagTCGCAGGACTTTTGggcacagcagcacgtctttgacgtcgatgctccTACTCAGGATGATGGCCTCATCGATATGACTCCAGAAGAGGTGCGCGCAAAGTATCCCAAATGGTTCGCCACTATCCCATACGCCTACATGAACGGTTCCCTCCATCTTGGTCACGCCTTCACCCTCTCCAAGGTCGAGTTCGCTGCCGGCTACGAACGCATGCAGGGAAAGCGTGCCCTCTTCCCATGGGCTTTCCACGTTACTGGCATGCCCAtccgtgctgctgccgacaaACTCGTTcgcgagatcgagctgtTTGGCCCAGACTTTTCCGGATACAAGGACCCCGCAGACGAGCCAGACCACGACGATGCTCCTGAACCACCAGCGCCTACCGCCAACACTTCGAGCGTTACCAAGACCAACGTTGCCAAAGCCACCAAGGGTAAGCTCGCCGGAAAGGACACCGGTCTCAAGTACCAATTCCAGATCATGCTCAACTCGGGTGTGCCcaaggacgagatcaaAAAGTTCGCCGATCCCAACTACTGGCTCAGCTATTTCCCTCCCATCGCCAAAGCTGACTGTACCGCTTTCGGCTCTCGCATCGACTGGCGACGCGCTTtcatcaccaccgacgTCAACCCTTACTACGACAGTTTCGTTCGCTGGCAGATGAACAAGCTCCACGCAAtggacaagatcaagttcGGCGAGCGTTACACCATCTATTCGCCTAAGGATGGCCAGCCATGCATGGACCACGACCGATCCGACGGTGAAGGTGTCGGCCCCCAGGAGTACACCGGTCTCAAGATGGAGCTCGTTCAGTGGGGTGCGCTCGCCGCTcccgagctcgacgccaagctCCAGGGCAAGAATGTCTACTTTGTCGCCGCTACCCTCCGTCCAGAGACCATGTACGGTCAGACCAACTGCTACGTCGGCCCTTCAATCGACTACGGCGCCTTCCAGATCAACGACACGGATGTCTATATTTGCACCCAGCGCGCTGCGCGAAACATGGCTTTCCAAGGTATCACCAAGGAGCGCGGCCAGGTCAACTCGCTTGCCACCGTCAAGGGCTCCCAGCTGATCGgcaccaagatcaaggctCCTTTCGGTCTCTATCCGGAAGTCTACGTGCTCCCCATGGAGACCGTGCTCGCTACCAAGGGTACCGGGGTTGTCACTTCGGTTCCTTCCGACTCGCCCGACGATTATGCTACGCTCATGGATCTGCGCAAAAAGGCCGAATACTTCAAGATTGACCCGCAGTGGGCCGCATTCGAGCCTATCCCCGTCATTCGTACCCCCGCCTACGGTGACATGACTGCCGAGacgctcgtcaagcagctcaagatccAAAGcgccaaggacaagaacCAGCTGGCCGAAGCCAAAGAGCTTGCCTACAAGGAAGGCTTCTACAATGGCACCATGCTCGTCGGCACCTACAAGGGCGAATCCGTTCAAGatgccaagaacaaggTGCGTGACGAGATGATCAAGGCAAACCTCGCTTTCGCCTACGCTGAACCCGAGGGCAAAGTCATCAGCCGAAGTGCCGACGAGTGTGTCGTGGCTCTCTGCGACCAGTGGTACATGGACTACGGCGAGGAGTCGTGGAAGGCACAGGCTAGCAAACTAATTGCTCAAATGAACACGTTTGGCTCCGAGGTCCGGAATGCCTTTGAAGGCACCATCGACTGGCTCAAGCAGTGGGCTTGTGCTCGTTCCTACGGTCTCGGTTCCAAGCTGCCCTGGGATCCGCAGTACCTCGTCGAGTCGCTCAGTGATTCAACCATCTACATGTCCTACTACACCATCGCCCACCACCTCCAGGGCGGTGTTGCCGATGGAAGCAAGGTTGGCCCCATCGGTATCAAAGCTGAGGAGCTCACCGACGAGATTTGGGACTACATCCTCGGAGATGCCGCTTACCCCACCGACACCACCATCCCTAAGGAGAAAGCCGAGATTCTTCGCCGCGAGTTCCGCTACTTCTACCCCATGGACCTCCGTTCGTCGGGCAAAGACCTGATCCCGAACCACCTTACCTTCTGCGTCTACGTCCATTCGGCTCTTTTCCCCGAGCACCATTGGCCGCGTGCCATCCGCGCCAACGGCCATCTCATGTTGAATGGCAAAAAGATGTCCAAGTCGACCGGAAactcgctcagcttgcgTCAGTCGGTGGAGAAGTTCGGTGCCGACGCCACGCGTCTGTCGCTCGCCGACGCTGGTGACGGTATCGAAGATGCGAATTTCGAGGAGAAGAcggccaacgccaacatcCTGCGGCTGCATACGCTTATCGAATGGTGCGCCGAGGTGATCGCCAACAAGGCGACGCTTCGAAGCGGCCCCAAGGACACGTTCTGGGACAGATCGTTTGAGAACCAGATCAACAACCTCATCCAACTTACCAATGAGGCTTATAACAAGTCGCTCTACAAGGACGCCACCAAATTTGGCTTCTACGAGTTGCAGACGGCGCGTGATCTGTACCGTGAAGCGACGTCGGATGTGGGTATGCACGTGGATCTGGTCTTGCGATGGATTCGAACGCAGGCGTTGCTGATCACGCCGATTGCTCCGCACTTTGCCGAGCACGTGTGGCGCAAGTTTTTGGGTGAAGAGACGTCGATCCAAAACGCGAGATGGCCCGAGGCTTCGGCGCGCGTGGATAACTCGATCAccgaggcgttggcgtACGTTTCCGGGACAGTCAAGACGGTACGTGATGCCGAAATTCTGCTGACTAAGAAGTCCAAGGGCAAGAATGGTGTTGCTGCGTCGGCGGTTAAATACAACGAACGTGCACCTAAAGAATGCCGCATGTTTGTAGCCAAAAACTTCCCCGCCTGGCAGGACAAGTGCGTTTCGATCGTGCAAGCGCACTATGACGCTGGTAGTGGTTCGTTCGACGACAAGGCAATtcgagagcagcttgccAAGGATGGCATGCTGAAGGACAAGAAAGTGATGAACTTTATCGTCACGTTTAAAAAGAGGATTGCCGACTTTGGCGCACAGACTGCATTCAACCGCTTGCTGCCGTTCAACGAGCTGGAAACGCTCAAGGCGGCCAGTGGATATTTCAAGAAGAGCATGAACTTCCAGCAAATCCACATCTTCTGTATCGAGGACGACAGGCACAGGTACGAGCACCTCCAAGGCGTTGATGACAAGCTCCTCGAAACTGCCGAGCCAGGACACCCGAGTTTCACCTTCTTCAACACGGACGCGTAA
- a CDS encoding uncharacterized protein (related to ECM14 - involved in cell wall biogenesis and architecture) gives MRSLALAAAALLALSLASPPTVAQQQAAFKLPNEQQAITFASTSSIHPTNFSGEKVVRFTTTCQTQHRELLEQAHRLDLDVWGAKLGNACAVENAEFGCVDIRMASRTHDEDPFRITTSVESIMESLMQPFPERLKSTTLIEDLGQLVAQQQDLALTPSKDQEWFEGYHTLEEIEAYMNMLQQSYPAHVKVTEIGKTHEGRSILALKIGDGLDSEPPSPPEEPQPEPQPQPQPQPQPQPQPQPDPPINMTWTEEKLGVMITGGQHAREWISTSTSLFFAADLLHAALGNRTQPNATFSAEWDAFRRKSRKGRNKTRQTWTRSSALSVLRTFTISVIPVTNPDGYVYSWTHNRMWRKNRQPNKFPSGLFCKGVDLNRNWAYGFATDAVRTLAGPCSEMYAGTTAFSALETSALATYMSDAANNVRAYFDLHSYGQLLMYPFSHSCNEPVGDEEDLLELSLGAVSALKRVHGRQFNAGKVCAVYAQGGGNSIDWSYASTQGASGDDKKPIKWSFSIELRDGGTYGFLLPPKQIVPAADELSAALSYMFDFIAKKESHSQS, from the coding sequence ATGCGCAGCCTCGCtctggcagcagccgcactGCTagctctctcgctcgcttcaCCCCCCACGGTCGCACAACAACAAGCAGCCTTCAAGCTACCAaacgagcagcaggcgaTAACATTCGCATCCACGTCTTCCATCCACCCGACCAACTTTAGCGGTGAAAAGGTGGTCCGATTCACCACTACATGCCAAAcacagcatcgagagctgctcgaacaagcgcatcgactGGATCTCGATGTGTGGGGTGCCAAGCTAGGCAATGCTTGTGCGGTTGAGAACGCAGAGTTTGGATGTGTAGATATTCGAATGGCGAGTAGGACGCACGATGAAGATCCATTCCGAATCACCACATCCGTGGAAAGCATCATGGAGAGCTTGATGCAGCCTTTCCCAGAGCGGCTCAAGAGTACAACGCTGATTGAGGACCTGGGGCAGCTCGTGGcccagcagcaagatctTGCTCTAACGCCGAGTAAAGATCAAGAGTGGTTCGAGGGATACCATACGTTGGAAGAGATCGAGGCATACATGAACAtgctgcagcagagctACCCGGCTCACGTCAAGGTGACCGAGATTGGAAAGACGCATGAAGGGAGATCGATTCTGGCGCTCAAAATTGGAGATGGGTTGGACAGCGAACCTCCATCACCACCTGAAGAACCGCAACCAGAACCACAACCACAACCACAACCACAACCacaaccgcaaccgcaaccgcaacccGATCCACCGATCAACATGACTTGGACCGAGGAAAAACTCGGAGTCATGATTACGGGCGGACAACACGCTCGAGAATGGATctcaacatcgacatcTCTGTTCTTCGCGGCGGACCTTTTGCATGCGGCACTCGGTAATCGCACGCAACCCAACGCCACATTTTCAGCCGAGTGGGACGCGTTCAGAAGAAAGTCTCGCAAGGGACGCAACAAGACTCGTCAAACGTGGACGCGATCTTCGGCGCTGTCCGTCCTGCGCACGTTCACGATTAGCGTGATTCCAGTGACGAATCCGGATGGATACGTGTACTCGTGGACGCACAACCGCATGTGGCGCAAGAACCGGCAACCGAACAAGTTTCCCTCGGGGCTGTTCTGCAAAGGCGTCGATTTGAATCGCAACTGGGCGTATGGCTTTGCGACGGATGCGGTGCGGACGCTAGCTGGGCCATGTTCCGAGATGTATGCCGGTACAACGGCGTTTTCGGCGCTGGAAACCAGCGCGCTCGCGACGTACATGTCGGATGCGGCCAACAACGTGCGCGCGTATTTCGACCTGCACTCATACGGCCAACTGCTTATGTACCCATTTTCGCACTCGTGCAATGAGCCGGttggcgacgaggaggatcTGCTGGAACTCTCGCTCGGCGCAGTCTCGGCGCTGAAACGCGTTCATGGACGTCAGTTCAACGCCGGCAAGGTCTGCGCAGTCTATGCGCAAGGCGGTGGAAACAGCATCGATTGGTCGTACGCCTCCACGCAAGGCGCAAGCGGCGACGACAAGAAACCTATCAAGTGGAGCTTCAGCATCGAACTGAGGGATGGCGGGACGTACGGTTTCCTCTTACCGCCCAAACAGATCGTTCCTGCAGCAGACGAGTTGAGCGCAGCCCTCAGCTACATGTTTGATTTCATCGCTAAAAAGGAGTCGCATTCCCAATCGTAG
- a CDS encoding uncharacterized protein (related to UTP13 - U3 snoRNP protein) codes for MADAQVLTPDQIQKLLAAQQSQASNSSSTPLAAAAPCSSNRLKTSFKKRRSFEPFYTGGATAVTPDGALLFATLNDQVCVVQVSTGNVVQRLAGDTEEVTALTVSPSGSHLVVASRSLSLSIYTLPECKLVRNLAKSHQSQVNLMSIDPTSTLLATGGSDGVAKVWDIERGFCTHAFKGHAGVVSALAWNMPPCSSTSNTTSKKNKSKSKASSDNTATRIIQLLTGSVDGKVRVWDLNNPAELHKPVATLTGHDSVVRGIAVTEDGATLVTGSRDRTLVVWRLPASAAAKSSAQAAAGWKQAETLSANEGIESVGFLPATSLGEQQVFWTGGSDGILRLWDVASSTIIAKEPKTFNEQLAHYAKQQRAKRASAAGRTVDHAYADDEETRAIMAVHLVSNALGPQLVSVHADQNIVVRSAGGAAGARLNKVRQLIGFNDEIVDLALLSCTAIDHTTVQETHLAVATNSRSLRVYTLGGADGDETTAELLAGHTDIVLCLDKSPDMRLLASGAKDKTTRIWAYVPTWRLSTCLGSEQGADDGGVKISRHTTSISNASAGSHVEQGEWVCVGICEGHAESVGAIAFARRASSPGAPYSPFIVTASQDRTVKIWDLSPVNTLLSSTQPIAHPIQLKSLVTQRVHEKDINCLDISPNNAMLATGSQDRTAKILSLSFSASSSKSSAATARLTTLATLKGHKRGIWACRFSPVDLALATASGDKTVRLWSLKTFTSVKLFEGHTNSVLKLSFLSAGMQLASCAGDGLVKIWNVKDEECTSTIDAHDDKVWSIAVSSDESWMVSAAADGSIRAWEDRTEEEKEEKRQQREDEVRMEQQFGNMLVDKDWRNAIALALQMAQPRRLLGLFTHVSQCRPQVERAKRNALLTSALQVDSDDDQDEHMIAFEQDDEPLRAAGIPTDSRPHRPRNASTNAHSQSDASCAADADANSITGLASIDSILSTLPPNQLIQLLLYIRDWNTSTRTAPIAQTVLHAILSTHTASSLISIFDSASKSHRAALAERLENEELGIVAPLAQKESARQRRLQNETKVDLASLVEALLPYTERHWQRADRVLIEASMLEYSVQAMDTLLGFDQDDDDAAEQNTFADQLRSASVQDEHVDMSDDDSL; via the coding sequence ATGGCAGACGCACAGGTCCTCACCCCGGACCAGATCCAAAAGCttctcgctgctcagcaaTCACAAGCCTCGAACTCCTCTTCCACACCcctcgccgctgccgctccATGCTCGTCAAATCGACTTAAGACATCCTTTAAAAAGCGACGTTCTTTCGAACCGTTCTACACCGGTGGCGCTACCGCCGTTACTCCCGATGGTGCTTTGCTGTTTGCGACGCTCAACGACCAAGTTTGCGTTGTGCAAGTGAGCACAGGCAATGTGGTCCAACGTCTCGCGGGCGATACGGAAGAGGTGACCGCTTTGACGGTTTCACCTTCGGGATCGCACCTTGTCGTAGCGTCGCGCAGCCTATCGCTCAGCATCTATACGCTGCCTGAATGCAAGTTGGTCCGGAATCTTGCAAAGAGTCATCAAAGCCAGGTGAATCTCATGAGCATCGATCCCACCAGTACCTTGCTAGCGACAGGCGGGTCGGACGGCGTTGCAAAAGTGTGGGACATTGAACGAGGTTTCTGCACGCATGCGTTTAAAGGGCATGCTGGTGTCGTATCTGCCCTCGCCTGGAACATGCCGCCTTGTTCGTCCACGTCAAATACAAccagcaagaagaacaaaTCCAAATCAAAGGCGTCATCTGACAACACGGCAACAAGAATCATCCAGCTGCTCACTGGATCTGTTGACGGCAAAGTGCGAGTATGGGACCTTAACAATCCTGCCGAATTGCATAAGCCCGTCGCGACTCTGACGGGGCACGATTCAGTAGTCCGAGGAATTGCCGTCACCGAAGACGGGGCTACACTCGTCACGGGTTCGCGCGATCGCACGTTGGTCGTCTGGCGTCTTCCGGCATCAGCGGCAGCAAAGTCAAGTGCTCAAGCCGCAGCTGGTTGGAAGCAAGCCGAAACGCTATCCGCAAACGAAGGGATCGAATCGGTCGGATTCTTGCCAGCCACAAGTCTTGGCGAACAACAGGTGTTTTGGACGGGCGGATCCGATGGAATCCTTCGTCTATGGGACGTTGCATCATCCACCATTATCGCAAAGGAACCGAAAACGTTCAACGAGCAACTCGCACACTATGCAAAGCAACAACGTGCCAAACGCGCGTCAGCTGCAGGCCGCACTGTAGACCATGCATAtgcggacgacgaggaaaCACGCGCCATCATGGCGGTCCACCTGGTTTCCAATGCGTTGGGACCACAGCTCGTATCGGTGCATGCCGATCAGAACATCGTCGTTCGATCCGCTGGCGGCGCGGCCGGAGCACGGCTGAACAAGGTGCGACAGTTGATTGGGTTCAACGATGAAATTGTCGATTTAGCGCTTCTCTCTTGCACAGCTATTGACCACACGACGGTTCAGGAGACGCATTTGGCGGTGGCCACCAACAGCCGATCGTTGCGAGTGTATACACTGGGTGGAGCCGATGGTGACGAGACAACGGCAGAGTTACTGGCGGGACATACCGACATCGTCTTGTGTCTGGACAAATCGCCGGATATGCGGTTGCTCGCATCCGGTGCCAAGGACAAGACTACGAGGATCTGGGCGTACGTCCCCACTTGGCGGCTCTCGACTTGTCTTGGCTCAGAGCAAGGTGCGGACGATGGCGGAGTCAAAATTTCTCGTCACACCACATCCATCAGTAACGCATCTGCTGGCTCGCATGTTGAACAAGGCGAGTGGGTGTGCGTCGGCATTTGTGAAGGGCACGCCGAATCGGTCGGAGCCATCGCGTTTGCGCGTCGTGCGTCGTCTCCCGGCGCACCCTACTCTCCATTCATCGTCACCGCCTCTCAAGACCGCACCGTCAAGATCTGGGACCTATCTCCTGTCAACACGCTCCTCTCTTCTACACAGCCCATCGCGCATCCTATTCAGCTCAAGAGCTTGGTCACGCAACGCGTCCACGAAAAGGATATCAACTGCCTCGACATCTCGCCCAACAATGCCATGCTCGCTACCGGATCGCAAGATCGAACAGCCAAGATCTTGTCGCTCTCGTTTTCCGCGTCTTCCTCCAAGTCTTCTGCGGCAACGGCAAGGTTGACAACGCTAGCAACGCTCAAGGGCCACAAACGTGGCATTTGGGCCTGTCGCTTCTCGCCCGTCGATCTGGCGCTAGCTACCGCTTCCGGCGATAAGACTGTGCGTCTTTGGTCGCTCAAAACGTTCACCAGCGTAAAGCTGTTTGAAGGGCACACGAACTCGGTTCTGAAACTCTCATTCCTGTCGGCGGGGATGCAGTTGGCTTCGTGTGCAGGTGATGGTCTGGTCAAGATCTGGAACGTCAAAGACGAAGAGTGCACCAGCACGATTGATGCTCACGATGACAAGGTTTGGAGTATCGCGGTGTCGTCGGACGAAAGCTGGATGGTgagcgctgctgcggaTGGGTCTATCAGGGCGTGGGAGGATCGAACCGAGGAGGAAAAGGAGGAGAAGAGACAGCAGAGGGAGGATGAAGTCAGGATGGAACAGCAATTTGGCAACATGCTGGTCGACAAGGATTGGAGGAATGCGATCGCGCTCGCGTTGCAGATGGCGCAACCGAGACGCTTGTTGGGCCTGTTCACGCATGTCAGCCAGTGTAGGCCGCAAGTGGAGCGTGCCAAGAGGAACGCGCTGTTGACGAGTGCACTACAAGTGGATAGCGATGATGACCAAGATGAGCACATGATCGCATTCGAACAGGACGATGAGCCATTGAGAGCGGCAGGTATTCCAACTGAttctcgtcctcatcgtccCCGCAACGCTTCTACGAATGCCCACTCTCAGAGTGACGCCTCTTGCGctgccgacgccgacgccaacTCGATCACCGGCCTAGCAtccatcgactcgatcctGTCCACGCTTCCCCCGAACCAACTCATCCAGCTCCTACTCTACATTCGAGACTGGAATACCTCGACACGCACCGCTCCGATCGCGCAAACTGTGCTTCATGCGATTCTTTCTACTCATACAGCCTCGTCGCTGATTTCGATTTTCGATTCGGCCTCGAAatcgcatcgagctgcgctcgccgagAGGCTGGAAAACGAAGAACTGGGGATCGTCGCTCCACTAGCGCAAAAGGAGAGCGCCAGACAGAGGAGGTTGCAAAACGAGACCAAGGTCGATTTGGCGTCTTTGGTCGAAGCTCTGTTGCCGTATACCGAGAGGCATTGGCAGAGGGCGGATAGAGTgttgatcgaggcgagTATGTTGGAGTACAGCGTGCAAGCGATGGACACGTTACTTGGTTTcgatcaagacgacgacgacgccgccGAGCAAAACACATTTGCAGATCAGCTGCGCAGTGCATCTGTCCAGGACGAGCATGTCGACATGTCGGACGACGATTCGTTGTGA